The Maledivibacter sp. genome includes a region encoding these proteins:
- a CDS encoding DUF5050 domain-containing protein translates to MIGKKKLSLVILSILSLIFLTVFAASNINVHSEPIQLGKVNVGISLQTTEHAAKSENSIYLYKNTFSPKLRCISLNDNSSKIYDTPPLTDFLVADDWIYYINTDNYGPLFTLMNGSIYRISNDGMVNEKIIEGNLGLVAADNEWIYYTDGGLYKMSKDNLNKIKLSDNIGFNYTYIDNYLYYCNFEDESKLYRFNLDTKENAKVLDERVSYYINEGYIYYTNLRDEKIYRVNLEGSNREKIADYKLDSFIVKDNWIYGVVLDLKNGVKLYKVRTDGTGLSKISDNATFSNIFAHEDWIFYINAKDNRALYKVKMDGSENVKVTDSMGIETIRYSDDSIYFIDKCRDNYLYEIDTNSSNISPVSNDRMRYITIIDDWIFYTDTIHNNALYKIKKDGTKKTKITDDNVVSGFTIYGDWIYYSNRSKRGRQYRIKTDGSKKEVIKAEPIFSLSLNKGWMYFIKGYSDRDGNIYKMKVDGSNEKKLSDDAVATMGIDGIRVIDDWIYYINKSDNRNLYRIKIDGSDRTRITDSYASVMIITEDWIYYKKESDDSKTYKIRINGEDETKIADYKMVDIKIYNGWLYYKKSFDGKLYKMKTGETEETMISDDEINVFSIVDDWIYYSLINESNLYRIKIDGSSKELIE, encoded by the coding sequence ATGATTGGTAAGAAAAAACTTTCCTTAGTAATATTATCAATATTATCATTGATATTCTTAACTGTATTCGCTGCTAGTAATATAAATGTACATAGTGAGCCTATACAATTGGGAAAGGTTAATGTTGGAATAAGTTTACAAACCACTGAACATGCAGCAAAAAGTGAAAATAGTATATACCTTTATAAAAATACATTTTCACCAAAACTAAGATGTATTTCACTAAATGATAATAGTTCAAAGATATATGATACACCACCACTAACTGATTTTTTGGTTGCCGATGATTGGATTTACTATATAAATACGGATAACTATGGACCTTTATTTACTTTAATGAATGGTTCTATTTATAGGATATCAAACGATGGTATGGTTAATGAGAAAATTATCGAGGGTAACTTAGGATTAGTAGCCGCTGATAATGAATGGATTTATTATACCGATGGGGGTCTATATAAGATGTCGAAGGATAATTTGAATAAAATAAAGCTATCAGATAATATTGGTTTTAACTATACTTACATAGATAATTATTTATATTACTGTAATTTTGAAGATGAATCCAAGCTATATAGATTTAACCTAGATACTAAGGAAAATGCCAAGGTGCTAGATGAAAGGGTTAGTTACTACATCAATGAAGGTTATATCTATTATACGAATTTAAGGGATGAGAAAATATATAGGGTCAATCTTGAGGGAAGCAATAGGGAGAAAATAGCTGATTATAAGCTAGATTCATTTATAGTAAAGGATAATTGGATTTATGGGGTTGTTCTAGATTTGAAAAATGGTGTTAAATTATATAAGGTTAGAACAGATGGAACTGGGCTTAGTAAGATCTCAGATAATGCTACTTTTAGTAATATTTTTGCCCATGAAGATTGGATATTCTATATCAATGCTAAGGACAATAGGGCCTTGTATAAAGTTAAAATGGATGGTTCAGAAAATGTAAAGGTAACTGATAGTATGGGTATTGAAACTATTAGATATAGTGATGATTCTATTTACTTTATTGATAAATGTAGGGATAATTATTTATATGAAATAGATACAAACAGCTCGAATATTTCACCGGTATCTAATGACAGGATGAGATATATTACTATTATTGATGACTGGATTTTTTATACAGATACTATTCATAATAATGCACTTTATAAAATCAAGAAAGATGGCACAAAGAAAACTAAGATTACAGATGATAATGTCGTTTCTGGATTCACCATCTATGGAGACTGGATTTATTATTCCAATCGTAGTAAAAGGGGCAGACAATATAGGATTAAAACTGATGGTTCAAAAAAAGAAGTTATTAAAGCTGAACCTATATTCAGTCTATCCCTTAATAAGGGTTGGATGTACTTTATCAAGGGTTATTCTGATAGAGATGGCAACATATATAAAATGAAAGTTGATGGATCAAATGAAAAGAAGCTTAGCGATGATGCTGTCGCCACAATGGGAATAGATGGCATTCGGGTAATCGATGATTGGATATACTATATAAATAAAAGTGATAATAGAAATCTCTATAGAATAAAAATAGATGGCAGTGATAGAACAAGAATAACAGATAGTTATGCATCGGTAATGATTATAACAGAGGACTGGATATACTATAAAAAAGAATCAGATGATTCTAAGACATATAAAATCAGGATCAATGGTGAAGATGAGACCAAAATAGCCGACTACAAAATGGTTGATATTAAAATTTATAATGGATGGCTATATTACAAAAAATCCTTCGATGGCAAGCTGTATAAAATGAAAACCGGTGAAACTGAAGAAACCATGATATCAGATGATGAGATAAATGTCTTTAGTATAGTAGATGACTGGATTTACTATTCATTAATAAATGAATCAAATTTATATAGAATAAAAATTGATGGTTCCTCAAAGGAATTAATAGAATGA
- a CDS encoding sulfurtransferase, translating to MKKIFKTGFMLIIILMLVSTTLIGCTKEDDEKENSNKQDVNESKQTSQIDDSYICDAEWLKGNLDKVVILDARGEKAYKKGHIPGAINVTWQGFSNMTGVPGDAGWGTVLDAEELSKKLSAIGVTKDKDVVVYCDTNGWGEDGRILWMLRMAGVENSVLLDGGWNYWEANGYEVSKEAITPASSDFEVSQLDMSTTIDTDALSKDLNKFKVIDTRNKDEYDGAMKFGEARGGHIPGSINIPFQTLLNEDGRLKSGDELEGIFKEAGIEKDDEIVTYCTAGIRSAHMQVIFKMMGYDKARNYDESFYRWAADENLELATK from the coding sequence TTGAAAAAAATATTTAAAACTGGTTTTATGCTAATCATTATATTGATGTTAGTAAGTACAACATTAATTGGGTGTACTAAAGAGGATGATGAAAAGGAAAATTCTAACAAACAAGATGTGAATGAAAGTAAACAAACTTCCCAAATAGATGATAGTTATATATGTGATGCGGAGTGGCTAAAGGGAAATCTAGATAAAGTGGTGATTTTAGATGCTAGAGGCGAAAAGGCATATAAAAAGGGACATATTCCTGGAGCTATAAACGTAACATGGCAAGGGTTTTCAAATATGACTGGAGTTCCTGGAGATGCAGGTTGGGGAACAGTTCTTGATGCTGAAGAACTTTCAAAAAAATTATCAGCTATTGGAGTAACAAAGGATAAAGATGTGGTTGTTTATTGTGATACCAATGGATGGGGCGAAGATGGAAGAATCCTTTGGATGTTGAGAATGGCAGGTGTAGAAAATTCAGTTCTTCTAGATGGTGGTTGGAATTATTGGGAAGCTAATGGTTATGAGGTATCTAAGGAAGCCATAACACCAGCTTCAAGTGATTTTGAAGTATCACAGCTAGATATGAGTACTACAATAGATACGGATGCTCTAAGTAAGGACTTAAATAAATTCAAGGTTATAGATACTAGGAACAAGGATGAATACGATGGAGCAATGAAATTTGGTGAAGCAAGGGGAGGTCATATACCTGGTTCAATCAATATCCCCTTCCAAACTTTATTAAATGAAGATGGCAGATTGAAGAGTGGGGATGAATTAGAAGGTATATTTAAGGAAGCTGGTATAGAAAAAGATGATGAAATAGTTACCTATTGTACAGCGGGCATACGTTCAGCCCACATGCAGGTAATATTTAAAATGATGGGATATGATAAGGCAAGGAATTACGATGAGTCCTTCTATAGATGGGCTGCTGATGAAAACCTAGAATTAGCTACAAAGTAA
- a CDS encoding LexA family transcriptional regulator: MNRLAVKIKDARIKAGLTEKELAKKCGLSVGYIIQVESGKKIVNESVAEKILKSLGTKEEFVKEERVIEKPKKAKVAPRSQETIFPHPNQTWSDALSGVIKKYPIYELHTNKIVDYKELPIISKKIEGHHPDKIMFVKSPNNDMENFRIKKDDVLTVSITKDIQNYCIYLFEMDGKKMIRQLRKEVNKKIKLSKYSKDDSSVTVDINRIKVLGKIIKNEFFI; this comes from the coding sequence ATGAATAGACTTGCGGTAAAAATAAAGGATGCTAGAATAAAGGCTGGACTTACGGAAAAAGAGTTAGCTAAAAAATGTGGTTTATCAGTTGGCTATATAATACAAGTTGAATCTGGCAAGAAAATTGTCAATGAAAGTGTTGCTGAAAAGATTTTAAAATCCTTAGGAACTAAAGAAGAATTTGTTAAAGAAGAAAGGGTTATAGAAAAACCTAAAAAAGCTAAGGTAGCTCCTAGGTCTCAGGAAACTATTTTCCCCCACCCAAATCAAACTTGGTCCGATGCCTTATCTGGGGTTATAAAAAAATATCCAATATATGAGCTGCATACTAATAAGATTGTGGACTATAAGGAACTGCCTATAATAAGTAAAAAGATTGAAGGTCATCATCCAGATAAAATAATGTTTGTAAAATCTCCAAACAATGATATGGAGAACTTTAGGATTAAGAAAGACGATGTGTTAACTGTGTCTATAACTAAGGATATACAAAATTACTGTATATATTTGTTTGAGATGGATGGAAAAAAAATGATTCGTCAGTTAAGAAAAGAAGTAAACAAAAAGATAAAACTATCAAAATATTCAAAGGATGATTCTTCTGTGACTGTTGATATAAATAGGATAAAGGTCTTGGGAAAAATTATTAAAAATGAATTCTTCATATAG
- a CDS encoding DMT family transporter, whose amino-acid sequence MIEKERYLPYLAGTGMALIFGFSYLFTKEALSDVGPFHLLGFRFGIAALALSILRIFKVIKVEYKGKELYKLMAIALAQPVIYFIFEVLGIKLTNSSESGMMIALIPVVVTVLAAIFLKEYPNKIQVLFVTLSVAGTVFIIIMKSNELGSNMIGIIVLLIAVLCASVFNILSRKYSTDFKPIEITYAMMWIGAITFNTIAIIQHLVKGEISNYFIPLLNPKVVSAVFYLGILSSVVAFFLVNYTLSKIEASRSAVFANLSSVTSIVAGVLIRHEPFYWYQIVGAIMILSGVWGTNYFGSKINRE is encoded by the coding sequence ATGATAGAGAAAGAAAGATATTTGCCTTATTTAGCTGGTACTGGAATGGCTTTAATATTTGGATTTTCCTATTTGTTTACAAAGGAAGCTTTATCCGATGTTGGGCCCTTCCATCTACTAGGTTTTAGATTCGGTATAGCAGCCTTGGCACTATCCATATTGAGGATATTCAAAGTTATTAAGGTTGAATATAAAGGTAAAGAACTGTATAAGCTCATGGCAATAGCATTGGCCCAACCTGTAATTTATTTTATCTTTGAAGTTTTGGGGATAAAATTAACTAATTCTTCGGAATCTGGAATGATGATAGCATTAATACCTGTTGTTGTAACGGTTTTAGCAGCAATATTCTTAAAAGAGTACCCAAATAAGATACAAGTATTATTTGTTACATTGTCGGTTGCAGGTACAGTTTTTATTATTATCATGAAGAGTAATGAACTAGGTTCCAACATGATAGGAATAATTGTACTATTAATTGCAGTATTATGTGCATCTGTATTTAATATATTGTCACGAAAATATTCAACGGACTTCAAACCCATAGAGATTACCTATGCAATGATGTGGATTGGTGCAATAACCTTTAATACAATTGCTATAATACAGCACCTTGTTAAAGGTGAAATATCAAATTATTTTATACCCCTATTGAATCCTAAAGTAGTTTCAGCAGTATTTTACCTAGGAATACTATCGTCGGTTGTGGCTTTCTTTTTAGTAAATTATACTTTATCTAAGATTGAGGCTTCTAGATCTGCTGTTTTTGCAAATCTTTCAAGTGTGACATCCATTGTTGCTGGGGTGTTAATAAGGCATGAGCCATTTTATTGGTATCAGATTGTTGGGGCTATTATGATTTTATCGGGAGTTTGGGGAACAAATTATTTTGGAAGTAAAATTAATAGAGAGTAG
- a CDS encoding methyl-accepting chemotaxis protein — MFKSIKVKLIVYFSLIIVLISGGLGISATNLSTKALEKMVDEELVQMSTAYSKYIEVEMREAEIIMEGIARRNVIRSNEWSQQKKALLYEVDKNDKFSDMFIVDLKGNAHSLSENVANISDRLYFQESMKGKSYFSDLLFNKATGKSQFFVSTPINDDNNRVEGVIVGVIEAEYLSNIVTDIQVRKSGRAFIINEEGITIAHPDIDLVLKRENIIERAKEDKKLTELADIIQKMSSGESGSQGYSYEGNKYYAAYNPIGTTGFNIGLSVSVRELLMDVSNLRNTLIYMTIGALVIAMLITYVMGGAFVKPIILATNHAKAISQLDLTVEVPEKFLRSKDEFGELARAFDTITENMKDFVHKIQNSALELTESSKLLSETTSENAITSESVSKAVDEIAIGAVTQAQESQSAVQELSELGESIDESEKLAMTVKDGTEKVNSVTSGCKEMVSKLKKEFKLNLDIAGEMKSNTDQLVEQSESIVGILNTISNIANQTNLLALNASIEAARAGDAGRGFAVVADEIRKLAEETESATENISNILVAMTNRITIANTNMHKAEEIVGNVDVYLEKTVSSYDVIDGSIVNLALLFEKLIKSLRDIDENKVKTFTSIESILAVSQESAASTEEVNASVEEQTASMEEIARSSRELAEIARGMEEIIEKFKL; from the coding sequence ATGTTTAAAAGCATAAAAGTCAAGCTAATAGTCTATTTTTCATTAATAATTGTTCTTATTAGTGGAGGACTTGGTATTTCGGCTACTAATTTATCCACAAAAGCCCTAGAAAAAATGGTGGATGAAGAATTAGTACAAATGTCAACAGCATATAGCAAATATATAGAAGTGGAGATGCGTGAAGCAGAAATTATAATGGAAGGAATTGCTCGTAGAAATGTAATTAGGTCTAATGAGTGGAGTCAGCAAAAAAAAGCACTTCTTTATGAAGTTGATAAGAATGATAAATTTTCAGATATGTTTATTGTTGATTTAAAAGGAAATGCTCACTCACTAAGTGAAAACGTTGCCAATATAAGTGACAGATTGTATTTTCAGGAATCTATGAAAGGGAAATCCTATTTTAGTGATTTGCTATTTAATAAAGCAACGGGAAAATCCCAATTTTTTGTATCAACCCCTATAAATGATGATAATAATAGGGTGGAAGGTGTCATTGTAGGTGTTATTGAAGCTGAATATCTTAGTAATATAGTTACAGATATCCAGGTGCGGAAAAGTGGACGAGCTTTTATTATCAACGAAGAAGGGATAACCATTGCTCATCCCGACATAGATTTGGTATTAAAAAGGGAAAATATCATTGAGCGTGCTAAGGAGGATAAAAAATTAACAGAATTAGCGGATATAATACAGAAGATGTCATCTGGAGAATCGGGGTCACAAGGCTATAGTTATGAAGGAAATAAATATTATGCGGCATATAACCCAATTGGTACAACGGGTTTTAATATAGGATTAAGTGTTTCTGTACGGGAATTGCTAATGGATGTATCTAATTTAAGAAATACTTTGATATATATGACTATTGGAGCCCTCGTTATAGCTATGCTCATTACATATGTAATGGGAGGGGCCTTTGTAAAACCTATTATATTGGCTACAAACCATGCAAAAGCTATATCACAATTAGACTTAACAGTAGAAGTACCGGAAAAATTTCTAAGGAGTAAAGATGAATTTGGTGAGTTGGCCAGAGCTTTTGATACAATAACTGAGAATATGAAAGACTTTGTTCATAAAATCCAAAATTCAGCATTAGAACTTACAGAATCATCTAAGCTATTATCAGAAACGACCAGTGAAAATGCCATTACTTCAGAATCGGTTTCCAAGGCTGTGGATGAAATAGCAATTGGAGCCGTAACACAGGCCCAGGAATCACAAAGTGCAGTACAAGAGCTTTCAGAGCTGGGTGAGAGTATAGACGAGTCCGAAAAACTTGCCATGACTGTAAAGGATGGTACTGAAAAGGTAAACAGTGTGACATCAGGGTGTAAGGAAATGGTTTCAAAGCTAAAAAAAGAATTCAAGCTAAATCTGGATATTGCTGGAGAAATGAAAAGTAACACAGATCAGTTAGTTGAGCAATCAGAATCTATTGTAGGTATTTTAAATACTATTTCTAATATTGCTAATCAAACAAATTTATTAGCCTTGAATGCTTCAATTGAAGCTGCTAGAGCGGGGGATGCCGGTAGAGGTTTTGCCGTTGTGGCAGATGAAATACGAAAATTAGCGGAAGAAACTGAAAGTGCTACGGAGAATATATCGAATATCCTTGTAGCAATGACAAATAGAATCACAATAGCAAATACCAATATGCATAAAGCAGAAGAAATAGTGGGAAATGTAGATGTTTATTTAGAAAAAACCGTTTCTTCCTATGATGTTATTGATGGTTCAATAGTAAACCTAGCTTTATTATTTGAAAAACTCATAAAATCCCTTAGGGATATTGATGAAAATAAGGTTAAAACCTTTACTTCTATTGAAAGTATTTTGGCAGTATCCCAGGAGTCAGCTGCATCCACTGAAGAAGTCAATGCTTCCGTTGAAGAACAAACCGCATCAATGGAGGAAATTGCAAGGTCTAGTAGAGAATTAGCTGAAATAGCTAGAGGTATGGAAGAAATTATTGAAAAATTTAAGCTTTAA
- a CDS encoding ABC transporter ATP-binding protein: MNAIETKNLTKSYGRSRGIIDVSFNVKEGENFGFIGPNGAGKSTTIRTLLSLIYPTSGSAKIFGKDVVKFGPKIKKEIGYLPSEVFYYDNMRVMELLKYSASFYKKDCSKRINYLADIMNLDLSKKIDDLSFGNKKKVGIVQGLLHEPKLIILDEPTSGLDPLMQQKFFDLLGEENKKGATIFFSSHILSEVQKLCDRVAIIKEGRIIKLEKISTLKENNYKKFKIETFSRIDRDYFNISGVKNLEVKEGIVDFMFKGNINTVMKKISEMKISNIWIEEPNLEEIFIHYYSREE, encoded by the coding sequence ATGAATGCTATTGAAACCAAAAATCTAACAAAAAGCTATGGAAGATCAAGGGGAATTATTGATGTAAGCTTTAATGTTAAAGAAGGAGAAAATTTTGGTTTTATTGGGCCCAATGGTGCTGGTAAATCCACCACCATTAGAACCCTATTGTCCTTAATTTATCCAACCAGTGGGAGTGCTAAGATATTTGGCAAGGATGTTGTAAAATTTGGTCCCAAGATAAAAAAAGAAATTGGATATTTACCCTCTGAAGTTTTTTATTACGATAACATGAGGGTTATGGAGCTTTTAAAATACTCAGCTAGTTTTTATAAAAAGGATTGCAGTAAAAGGATTAATTATTTGGCTGACATAATGAATCTTGATCTTAGCAAAAAAATCGATGATTTATCCTTTGGAAACAAGAAAAAGGTTGGTATAGTTCAGGGACTTCTCCATGAGCCTAAATTAATAATATTAGATGAGCCTACTAGTGGATTAGACCCTCTTATGCAGCAGAAATTTTTTGATTTATTAGGAGAAGAAAATAAGAAGGGTGCCACAATTTTTTTCTCTTCCCATATCTTAAGTGAAGTGCAAAAACTCTGTGATCGTGTGGCTATTATTAAAGAGGGTAGGATAATAAAGCTTGAGAAGATTAGTACGTTGAAGGAAAATAATTATAAGAAGTTCAAGATTGAAACATTTTCAAGGATAGATAGGGATTATTTTAATATCAGTGGTGTGAAAAATCTAGAAGTAAAAGAAGGAATAGTGGATTTTATGTTTAAAGGAAATATTAATACTGTCATGAAAAAAATATCTGAAATGAAAATATCTAATATATGGATAGAAGAGCCTAACCTTGAAGAAATATTTATACATTATTATTCAAGGGAGGAATAG
- a CDS encoding ABC transporter permease, producing the protein MNIFLHELKTYRKSTFLWTISLILVIVIFFSLFPSFSRDVDRMKKLMEGFPEAIRIGMGITLDSFSSVLGYYSFPFTFVLLIGAIQAMTLGTSIISKEIHEKTADFLLTKPITRTKIFFSKLLAITISMILTNIIYIGAANIVISFVKNGEYSFKIFFMISITLLFIQLIFMSLGVIISVILPKIKSVLTISLAVVFLFYFISFLSSKGDDDMIRYITPFKYFDPVYIIGNSSYEIQFVITALAFIIGCITVSYIIYCKKDIHAV; encoded by the coding sequence ATGAATATATTCCTACATGAGTTAAAAACCTATAGAAAATCAACTTTTTTGTGGACAATATCATTAATCTTAGTGATAGTTATATTCTTCTCACTATTTCCATCCTTCTCAAGGGATGTGGATCGGATGAAAAAATTAATGGAGGGGTTTCCCGAGGCTATAAGAATTGGTATGGGCATTACATTGGATAGCTTCTCCAGCGTATTAGGATATTATTCCTTTCCCTTTACATTTGTTCTTTTGATTGGAGCAATCCAGGCCATGACCTTGGGGACTTCAATCATATCAAAGGAAATACATGAAAAGACGGCAGATTTTCTGTTGACAAAGCCTATTACCAGGACAAAAATTTTCTTCTCTAAGTTACTTGCCATAACTATATCAATGATACTTACAAATATAATTTACATAGGAGCAGCAAATATTGTCATATCCTTTGTAAAGAATGGGGAGTATAGCTTCAAAATATTTTTTATGATTTCCATAACACTATTATTTATACAGCTCATATTTATGTCCCTGGGAGTTATTATTTCAGTCATACTACCTAAAATTAAGTCGGTTTTGACTATTTCCCTTGCTGTGGTATTCCTTTTCTATTTTATAAGTTTTCTAAGCTCAAAGGGGGATGATGATATGATTCGATACATAACACCCTTCAAATACTTTGACCCTGTATATATCATAGGAAATAGTAGCTATGAAATACAGTTTGTCATAACTGCTTTAGCATTTATTATAGGTTGTATTACGGTTAGTTATATAATTTATTGTAAAAAGGATATTCATGCTGTATAA
- a CDS encoding ABC transporter permease — MNIFLREIKANIKSLFIWCMAMVAMIGGGMGKYAGFTGAGESINDMLDIYPKSLLNIMGISGFDLSTAIGFYGVLFLYLILLAATHAIMLGAGIIAKEERDKTTEFLFSKPISRSRVITFKLLAGLLNIIILNVVTLIGSLIVVNYFNKGDDITNDIIILMMGMFILQLIYISIGALLASIRKKSRDVAYSATGILLITFMLYMVTNINKGFEALKYFTPFKYFEAEPIILGRGINFLFIILSGVIMGISLIVTYESYRGRDLDV, encoded by the coding sequence ATGAATATATTTCTCAGAGAAATAAAGGCCAATATAAAATCACTTTTCATATGGTGTATGGCAATGGTAGCAATGATTGGTGGCGGTATGGGGAAATATGCTGGATTTACTGGTGCAGGAGAGTCTATAAATGACATGTTGGACATATATCCAAAATCATTGCTAAATATAATGGGGATAAGCGGCTTCGATTTATCTACTGCTATTGGATTTTATGGGGTTCTTTTCTTATATCTCATATTACTGGCAGCAACCCATGCCATAATGTTGGGAGCCGGTATCATAGCGAAGGAAGAAAGGGATAAAACTACAGAATTTCTATTCTCAAAGCCCATATCAAGAAGTAGGGTTATAACCTTCAAGCTATTAGCGGGACTTTTAAATATTATTATTTTAAATGTAGTTACTTTAATAGGATCCCTAATTGTGGTTAACTATTTTAATAAGGGTGATGATATAACAAATGACATAATAATTTTAATGATGGGTATGTTTATTCTACAACTCATATATATAAGCATTGGAGCATTATTGGCTTCGATTAGGAAAAAAAGCAGGGATGTGGCCTATTCGGCAACGGGTATACTACTTATTACCTTTATGTTATATATGGTAACCAATATAAATAAAGGTTTCGAGGCTTTAAAGTATTTCACCCCCTTTAAATATTTTGAAGCTGAACCCATAATTTTAGGAAGGGGAATTAATTTTTTATTTATAATATTATCAGGTGTAATTATGGGGATATCACTGATAGTAACCTATGAATCTTATAGAGGAAGGGATTTAGATGTATAA
- a CDS encoding sigma 54-interacting transcriptional regulator, translating into MVKRRKDFLNELAYIDGITIIDTSGTILFSVKFNPRFHPEIEEDSDVVGKKLFEIFTNIDRESSTLIKAMELGKPIHKRRQKVINIDGECIQTANASIPIKSKGRIIGAVELSKDISKHKYEYSNEIIMNSELFKSRNIINEYLGPHKARYTLEEIISNNDQIKELKHIVKKIAIGRAPVFIYGETGTGKELFAHSIHNESERAGKPFVSQNCAAIPENLLESILFGTTKGSFTGAYDTPGLFELAEGGTLFLDEINSMPLNLQAKMLRVLEDGYVRRLGDRKERKIDVRIITASNNNPQRCLREGKLRHDIYYRLSVLVIGIPPLRERKDDIELLLNFFVDKYNKILNKNINKVSKEVYDFLKAYKWPGNVRELEHVVEYAMHVVSRNENIIEMEHVNNKIKEIININEKETETELDIQPLNQAILEVEKDLIGKAINKTKGNVSAAARLLCIPRQTLQRKIDKYNIK; encoded by the coding sequence ATGGTTAAAAGAAGAAAGGACTTTTTAAATGAATTAGCATATATAGATGGAATAACTATCATTGATACATCGGGAACTATATTATTTTCTGTAAAGTTTAATCCAAGGTTTCATCCAGAGATAGAGGAGGATAGTGATGTTGTAGGAAAGAAACTATTTGAAATATTTACCAATATTGATAGGGAATCTAGTACATTAATCAAAGCCATGGAATTGGGAAAGCCAATACATAAAAGAAGGCAAAAAGTAATTAATATTGATGGGGAATGTATCCAGACTGCTAATGCTTCTATACCAATCAAATCAAAGGGGAGGATAATAGGTGCTGTTGAGCTTTCAAAGGATATATCAAAGCATAAATATGAATATAGTAATGAGATTATAATGAATAGTGAATTGTTCAAGAGCAGGAATATTATAAATGAGTATTTAGGTCCCCATAAGGCTAGGTATACCTTGGAGGAGATAATATCTAATAATGATCAAATCAAGGAGCTTAAGCATATTGTGAAAAAAATTGCCATTGGGAGAGCCCCAGTATTTATATATGGTGAAACTGGTACGGGAAAGGAATTATTTGCTCATTCAATTCATAATGAAAGTGAGAGGGCAGGCAAACCCTTTGTTAGCCAAAATTGTGCTGCTATACCTGAAAATCTATTAGAAAGCATATTATTTGGGACAACAAAGGGAAGTTTTACCGGGGCGTATGATACTCCAGGACTTTTTGAACTAGCTGAAGGAGGAACATTATTCTTAGATGAAATTAATTCTATGCCCTTAAATCTGCAAGCTAAAATGCTGAGAGTTTTAGAAGATGGATATGTAAGGAGATTAGGAGATAGAAAAGAGAGGAAAATAGATGTTAGGATAATTACTGCATCCAACAACAATCCTCAAAGATGCTTAAGAGAAGGGAAATTAAGACATGATATATATTATAGATTGAGCGTATTGGTTATAGGTATTCCCCCATTAAGGGAAAGAAAGGACGATATAGAACTACTATTAAATTTTTTTGTGGATAAATATAATAAAATATTGAATAAAAATATAAATAAAGTATCAAAGGAAGTATATGATTTTCTTAAAGCCTATAAGTGGCCGGGAAACGTAAGGGAGCTAGAGCATGTTGTTGAATATGCAATGCATGTTGTATCACGGAATGAGAATATTATAGAAATGGAGCATGTTAATAATAAGATCAAGGAAATTATTAATATAAATGAGAAAGAAACAGAAACAGAACTTGACATACAACCATTAAATCAAGCTATATTAGAGGTTGAAAAGGATCTTATAGGTAAAGCTATAAATAAAACAAAGGGGAATGTTTCTGCTGCTGCAAGATTATTATGTATTCCAAGGCAAACTTTGCAAAGGAAAATTGATAAATACAATATAAAATAG